A window of the Pecten maximus chromosome 19, xPecMax1.1, whole genome shotgun sequence genome harbors these coding sequences:
- the LOC117318133 gene encoding uncharacterized protein LOC117318133 isoform X3, which produces MADTGAIRELIVVVCLAVSTIILTAILIWKESSRDTGLTSTTLNQYYPGYFRTEAEQLEFEQKSNTFVPVESNITSPLNCQVKCFRITGSTPLGGLVRRRRQAPDTSFHGCCQSSISFISPSFRNNLLGVSREFVILEGAQQFFQTGSCQFAVGCTGCTCMISQEINTAVVYKAGETADTSDDIDDTEIDLFYFQKCCKCVNTG; this is translated from the exons ATGGCTGACACAGGAGCTATCCGAGAG CTTATAGTGGTTGTCTGTTTGGCAGTATCTACAATTATTCTCACTGCGATTTTGATATGGAAGGAATCCAG TCGGGATACAGGCTTAACGAGTACTACATTAAATCAATATTATCCGGGGTATTTCCGAACAGAGGCAGAACAATTGGAATTCGAGCAAAAATCCAACACCTTTGTCCCAGTCGAGAGTAACATCACGAGCCCTTTGAATTGTCAAGTAAAGTGTTTCCGCATCACCGGGAGCACACCACTGGGAGGTTTGGTGAGGAGACGTAGACAGGCGCCGGATACGTCGTTCCATGGCTGCTGTCAGTC AAGTATCTCCTTCATCAGTCCAAGCTTCAGGAACAATTTGTTGGGTGTATCACGTGAATTTGTTATACTAGAGGGAGCACAACAATTTTTCCAGACCGGAAGTTGCCA GTTTGCGGTTGGCTGCactggttgtacatgtatgatatcaCAGGAAATCAACACTGCGGTGGTTTATAAAGCCGGGGAAACTGCCGACACCTCTGATGACATAGACGATACAGAAATTGACTTGTTTTACTTTCAGAAATGTTGTAAATGTGTAAATACTGggtaa
- the LOC117318133 gene encoding uncharacterized protein LOC117318133 isoform X2, with the protein MHFEETKTGSGKCTSVCSQGINKLLLIVVVCLAVSTIILTAILIWKESSRDTGLTSTTLNQYYPGYFRTEAEQLEFEQKSNTFVPVESNITSPLNCQVKCFRITGSTPLGGLVRRRRQAPDTSFHGCCQSSISFISPSFRNNLLGVSREFVILEGAQQFFQTGSCQFAVGCTGCTCMISQEINTAVVYKAGETADTSDDIDDTEIDLFYFQKCCKCVNTG; encoded by the exons ATGCATTTTGAAGAGACGAAAACCGGAAGCGGTAAATGTACCAGCGTATGCTCACAAGGGATCAACAAGTTAttg CTTATAGTGGTTGTCTGTTTGGCAGTATCTACAATTATTCTCACTGCGATTTTGATATGGAAGGAATCCAG TCGGGATACAGGCTTAACGAGTACTACATTAAATCAATATTATCCGGGGTATTTCCGAACAGAGGCAGAACAATTGGAATTCGAGCAAAAATCCAACACCTTTGTCCCAGTCGAGAGTAACATCACGAGCCCTTTGAATTGTCAAGTAAAGTGTTTCCGCATCACCGGGAGCACACCACTGGGAGGTTTGGTGAGGAGACGTAGACAGGCGCCGGATACGTCGTTCCATGGCTGCTGTCAGTC AAGTATCTCCTTCATCAGTCCAAGCTTCAGGAACAATTTGTTGGGTGTATCACGTGAATTTGTTATACTAGAGGGAGCACAACAATTTTTCCAGACCGGAAGTTGCCA GTTTGCGGTTGGCTGCactggttgtacatgtatgatatcaCAGGAAATCAACACTGCGGTGGTTTATAAAGCCGGGGAAACTGCCGACACCTCTGATGACATAGACGATACAGAAATTGACTTGTTTTACTTTCAGAAATGTTGTAAATGTGTAAATACTGggtaa
- the LOC117318133 gene encoding uncharacterized protein LOC117318133 isoform X1 — protein sequence MSSVRQPAIYLHINTQINKTTAISRKLIVVVCLAVSTIILTAILIWKESSRDTGLTSTTLNQYYPGYFRTEAEQLEFEQKSNTFVPVESNITSPLNCQVKCFRITGSTPLGGLVRRRRQAPDTSFHGCCQSSISFISPSFRNNLLGVSREFVILEGAQQFFQTGSCQFAVGCTGCTCMISQEINTAVVYKAGETADTSDDIDDTEIDLFYFQKCCKCVNTG from the exons ATGTCATCGGTCCGACAGCCTGCCATATACTTACACATTAATACGCAAATCAACAAAACCACGGCGATTTCTCGAAAG CTTATAGTGGTTGTCTGTTTGGCAGTATCTACAATTATTCTCACTGCGATTTTGATATGGAAGGAATCCAG TCGGGATACAGGCTTAACGAGTACTACATTAAATCAATATTATCCGGGGTATTTCCGAACAGAGGCAGAACAATTGGAATTCGAGCAAAAATCCAACACCTTTGTCCCAGTCGAGAGTAACATCACGAGCCCTTTGAATTGTCAAGTAAAGTGTTTCCGCATCACCGGGAGCACACCACTGGGAGGTTTGGTGAGGAGACGTAGACAGGCGCCGGATACGTCGTTCCATGGCTGCTGTCAGTC AAGTATCTCCTTCATCAGTCCAAGCTTCAGGAACAATTTGTTGGGTGTATCACGTGAATTTGTTATACTAGAGGGAGCACAACAATTTTTCCAGACCGGAAGTTGCCA GTTTGCGGTTGGCTGCactggttgtacatgtatgatatcaCAGGAAATCAACACTGCGGTGGTTTATAAAGCCGGGGAAACTGCCGACACCTCTGATGACATAGACGATACAGAAATTGACTTGTTTTACTTTCAGAAATGTTGTAAATGTGTAAATACTGggtaa